From the Acidobacteriota bacterium genome, one window contains:
- a CDS encoding VWA domain-containing protein has translation MSLARPLFPGAILSGILVAGCLAALLAPIAAIAEDKPAGSGSVQGQSSSGFTLKVPVEVVVVNAIVTDRDGNPITDLTVDDFEVLENRKKQTIQSFSQEIYQGSQSSLTWGSTVDAEEPAPEAPPEKPRLLSLVIDDLTYPPMGTLSRTVQAIRGFVERGLKAGNYISIMTASRGYFVPFTQDSELLLAEIDRIHKKLDFTSSMNRPVCVTMTDAQAEEIHMVSPAPGSRAFDVAMAEAEDCGIGGASANPLSQRQRVGVGTTGVDATQQAIETYVRTLAAQHLSLKKSRTRRLLDVLRGHIRSLGPVEAQKSMVLLSAGFLHRALRYELERLVDVALKTGIIFNTIRSTGLDTSSIYDVSNNLTNNSNLRLEKSLLVTEDRRQKGMSLAYLAKATGGIYFKDNNDLGAGLRQVVDQQFSYYVLSYATPPKNPDGRFYRLRVRVSRPGARVTHRRGFYAPKERLSQEEQQKKEMLEAMRAPTDLREIPLQMSYHGSRLDGDTYQLEIVTRLDFKNLPFLVEEGKRINRINLAVVAFDAKDEYVGGDEKAWNFKLGDSSYQALLQSGLTSKVVLKVPPGRYQVKVAARENLNSGLGSLRRTVEVPLLSEQEIAGTLEKATHRGLQSSEQHRDLNVDFKANFFYQEAERALVLFTAKVSQGSARDTPKSWLPGKDLRLMGVAFSDDGQPASIFSQTFPQASGEAESFVEGFLKLKPGKYRIKLVAADRHAQLGTAEQSLWIPDLPRDALMTSGLILSQDLQPFSPSVAGMQVPEARWLFHRGFRVRPAISNEIVVPQPLAVFYKLYNASKLEDGNLTARVQAVKDTGEAVDFPPIALDRNHLEERTPGQVAVGFKLSTQSLSPGSYRFEITTEESGSGRATITETDFVVRRGKEVAASGDVPAPVNSGKTNVETASGPEPAVGLDLKKIRASLEIPRSSGNGADAVPYRFRSDLLACANDQGELGYNLDHPGECGDLRRHPLQSYTLKGTNLFGANLSGMDLRNADLRDAVLLRADLTQARLWEADLRGADLRGANLSGAELVKATLDGAQLQGADLTDASLTQASLKGANLLGANLQRAILKDSDLNQAILQVADLSEAVLFGSDLRRADLRGARLTRASLVGQREANLFIPLAGNIKIGKTRFAEARYDESTHLPFDAQQAATRKMQPADTPSAYHRPEFMADNGSEEFTVSGSAAPTLASGQPGGVPTDAEWPDFLDAVRRRLETTFSDLPDFVCRRRTERFERLFQGWQEKDQLQEDLLFANGEETYQPVEGQKTSGSQDGAYSIGQFAAAIQNVFAPQSRTSFRLEGAEQIAGRQTVRVAFRIPQETSALQVTYQGNPLRVGYRGLCWIDVDSYQVVQLIKKTVDLPEDFPVKTSEVSIAYDQVRIGESHHWLPVRAQFNMSIGILQSARVHTRNVTRFTDYRQFETDVKLLLE, from the coding sequence ATGTCTCTCGCAAGGCCCCTTTTCCCCGGCGCAATTTTGTCGGGAATCCTGGTTGCCGGCTGTTTGGCGGCCCTCTTGGCCCCGATCGCGGCCATTGCGGAGGACAAGCCCGCGGGTTCTGGAAGTGTCCAAGGCCAATCCTCTTCCGGATTCACTCTCAAGGTGCCGGTAGAAGTGGTGGTGGTCAATGCCATTGTCACGGATCGTGACGGGAACCCCATTACCGACCTGACCGTCGACGATTTCGAGGTCTTGGAAAACCGCAAGAAGCAGACCATTCAGTCATTTTCACAGGAAATCTACCAGGGTTCGCAGAGCTCCCTGACCTGGGGCAGCACGGTCGACGCGGAGGAACCGGCGCCGGAAGCGCCCCCCGAAAAGCCCCGTCTGCTGAGCCTGGTCATCGACGACCTCACCTATCCCCCCATGGGCACTCTCAGCCGCACCGTCCAAGCCATTCGCGGATTCGTGGAAAGGGGATTGAAAGCGGGAAACTACATTTCCATCATGACGGCCTCCCGCGGCTATTTCGTCCCCTTCACTCAGGACAGCGAGCTGCTGCTGGCCGAGATCGACAGAATCCACAAAAAGCTGGATTTCACGTCGTCGATGAACCGACCGGTATGCGTCACCATGACCGATGCTCAAGCCGAGGAAATCCATATGGTTTCGCCAGCACCGGGCAGCCGGGCCTTCGACGTGGCCATGGCCGAAGCCGAAGACTGCGGGATAGGCGGCGCCTCGGCCAACCCGCTGAGCCAGAGACAGCGAGTCGGAGTCGGAACGACCGGGGTGGATGCAACCCAGCAGGCCATTGAAACTTATGTACGCACCCTGGCGGCCCAGCACCTGTCCCTCAAGAAGAGCCGCACCCGGCGCTTGCTGGATGTTCTGCGGGGGCACATCCGCTCTCTCGGACCGGTGGAGGCACAGAAATCCATGGTGCTGCTCTCGGCAGGCTTCCTGCACCGGGCGCTTCGCTATGAGCTGGAGCGCCTGGTCGACGTGGCCCTGAAGACCGGCATCATCTTCAATACCATCCGGTCCACCGGGCTGGACACCAGCTCCATATACGACGTCAGCAACAATCTCACCAACAACAGCAATCTCCGGCTTGAAAAATCCTTGCTGGTCACGGAGGACCGCAGGCAAAAAGGAATGTCCCTCGCGTATCTGGCCAAGGCTACGGGAGGCATCTACTTCAAGGACAACAACGACCTGGGGGCGGGCCTCAGACAGGTGGTGGACCAGCAGTTTTCCTACTATGTCCTGAGCTACGCCACCCCGCCCAAGAATCCCGACGGGCGCTTCTACAGGCTTCGAGTGAGAGTCTCACGGCCTGGAGCCCGGGTCACTCACCGCAGGGGCTTCTATGCCCCCAAGGAGCGCTTGTCCCAGGAAGAGCAGCAGAAGAAGGAAATGCTGGAAGCCATGCGGGCGCCCACCGATCTCAGGGAAATCCCGCTGCAGATGTCCTATCACGGCTCCCGCCTGGATGGAGATACCTACCAGTTGGAGATCGTGACCCGCCTGGACTTCAAGAATCTCCCCTTCCTGGTGGAAGAGGGCAAGCGGATCAATCGGATCAACCTGGCCGTAGTTGCCTTTGACGCCAAGGACGAGTATGTCGGAGGAGACGAGAAGGCCTGGAACTTCAAGCTTGGCGACAGCAGCTACCAGGCTCTGCTGCAATCGGGCCTGACCTCCAAGGTTGTGCTGAAGGTTCCACCGGGACGGTATCAAGTCAAGGTTGCGGCCCGGGAGAACCTCAACTCCGGACTGGGCTCGCTCCGTCGAACCGTTGAGGTACCGCTGCTGTCGGAACAGGAAATAGCGGGAACGCTGGAAAAGGCCACCCACCGCGGACTGCAGTCATCCGAGCAGCACCGCGATCTGAATGTGGATTTCAAGGCCAACTTCTTCTACCAGGAGGCCGAGCGGGCCCTGGTCCTGTTCACGGCCAAGGTCTCCCAAGGTTCTGCGAGAGACACCCCGAAAAGCTGGTTGCCGGGGAAAGATCTACGCCTGATGGGGGTTGCCTTCTCCGACGACGGGCAGCCGGCTTCGATTTTCAGCCAGACTTTCCCGCAGGCAAGCGGAGAGGCGGAATCGTTCGTGGAAGGATTCCTCAAGCTGAAGCCGGGCAAGTATCGCATCAAGCTGGTGGCCGCCGACCGCCACGCCCAATTGGGCACGGCCGAGCAGTCGCTGTGGATCCCAGACCTTCCCCGGGATGCGCTCATGACCAGCGGCCTGATCCTGAGTCAGGACCTGCAGCCCTTTTCTCCTTCGGTAGCCGGAATGCAGGTGCCGGAAGCCCGCTGGCTGTTTCACCGCGGGTTCCGGGTGAGGCCCGCGATCAGCAACGAAATTGTTGTTCCCCAACCTCTGGCCGTGTTCTACAAACTCTACAACGCCTCCAAGCTGGAGGACGGCAATCTCACGGCTCGCGTCCAGGCAGTCAAGGACACTGGCGAGGCCGTCGACTTTCCGCCCATCGCATTGGACCGCAACCACCTGGAGGAGCGCACGCCCGGCCAAGTGGCGGTGGGCTTCAAGCTGTCCACCCAATCCCTGAGCCCCGGCAGCTACCGATTCGAGATCACCACCGAGGAATCAGGCAGCGGCCGCGCCACCATCACCGAGACCGATTTCGTGGTGAGGCGGGGTAAGGAAGTGGCCGCATCCGGCGACGTGCCGGCGCCGGTCAATTCCGGTAAGACTAATGTCGAAACAGCCTCCGGTCCGGAGCCGGCGGTTGGCCTCGACCTGAAAAAGATCCGGGCCAGCCTGGAGATCCCACGGTCCTCCGGTAACGGCGCTGATGCGGTGCCCTACCGATTCCGCAGCGATTTGTTGGCCTGCGCCAACGACCAGGGAGAGTTGGGATACAACCTCGATCATCCGGGAGAATGCGGCGACCTGCGGAGGCACCCACTGCAGTCGTACACCTTGAAGGGAACGAATCTCTTCGGAGCCAACCTGAGCGGCATGGATCTGCGCAATGCGGATCTTCGGGATGCGGTTCTGCTGAGGGCCGACTTGACCCAGGCCAGGCTCTGGGAGGCAGACTTGCGAGGGGCCGATCTTCGAGGCGCCAATCTTTCGGGTGCCGAACTGGTCAAGGCCACGCTGGACGGCGCACAACTGCAAGGGGCCGATCTGACCGATGCCAGCCTGACTCAGGCCAGCCTGAAAGGCGCCAACTTGCTGGGCGCCAATTTGCAGCGCGCCATCCTGAAAGATTCCGACTTGAACCAGGCCATTCTGCAGGTAGCCGACCTGTCGGAAGCAGTCCTGTTCGGCAGCGATCTGAGGCGGGCCGATCTTCGAGGCGCAAGACTGACCCGCGCATCTCTGGTCGGTCAAAGGGAGGCCAACCTCTTTATTCCCCTTGCCGGCAACATCAAGATCGGCAAGACGCGGTTTGCAGAAGCCCGCTACGACGAGAGCACCCATTTGCCGTTCGACGCCCAACAGGCCGCGACCAGGAAAATGCAGCCCGCCGACACGCCCTCCGCATACCATCGTCCCGAGTTCATGGCGGATAACGGTTCCGAAGAGTTTACCGTCAGCGGCTCCGCTGCTCCCACTCTTGCCTCCGGCCAACCCGGCGGGGTGCCGACCGACGCCGAATGGCCGGACTTTCTGGATGCCGTCCGCCGCAGGTTGGAAACGACATTCTCGGACCTGCCCGACTTCGTCTGTCGCCGCCGGACAGAGCGATTCGAGCGTCTGTTCCAAGGTTGGCAGGAAAAAGACCAGCTCCAGGAGGACCTCCTGTTCGCGAATGGAGAAGAAACCTATCAGCCCGTAGAGGGGCAAAAGACATCGGGCAGCCAGGACGGCGCATATTCCATCGGTCAATTCGCGGCCGCTATCCAGAACGTGTTCGCTCCTCAGAGCAGGACCTCCTTCCGCCTGGAGGGGGCCGAGCAGATCGCGGGCCGTCAGACCGTGCGGGTGGCCTTTCGGATTCCGCAGGAGACTTCCGCCCTCCAAGTGACCTACCAGGGCAACCCCCTGCGGGTGGGTTACCGGGGACTGTGCTGGATCGACGTCGATTCCTACCAGGTGGTTCAACTGATCAAGAAGACGGTGGACCTTCCCGAGGATTTCCCCGTCAAGACCTCGGAAGTGAGCATCGCCTACGACCAGGTCCGCATCGGGGAGAGCCACCACTGGCTTCCGGTTCGAGCTCAGTTCAACATGTCGATCGGCATCCTGCAGAGTGCGCGGGTCCATACCCGCAATGTCACCAGGTTCACCGACTATCGACAATTCGAAACCGACGTGAAGCTCCTGCTCGAATAA